The genomic segment ATTAGCCGCTTCCACTCACTTGCTTCGCCCTCTTCAGCACAGGGCACTGACCTGCCAGTACCACCCATAGGATAGCTGTGGCAGGTTAGCAGCCTAGGCGCATGGCAAATCTCTATGGTCACTTGCCCCTTGCCAGGTCGGAGAGCAGCGTTTTGCGCGGTTCTTCCTCAAGAGCAAAAGCGGGCTACCTTGAAGCCAGTCGCTGTATCTGTTGTTCCTGCCAGGAATCTTCTCACTACCACTGTTGCAATCTGTCCTCTTTTGTCTCTTGACTTGTCATAGATTGTCGTCTATGCTCTGTGGAAATGGGTAGGTTGTTCTTTCGCCCCCTTGAGGGGTAGAAGGTAATGCCACGGGTATCGATAAGCGTGTCAATGGTTCACCAGTGCGAGAGGAAGGCCGGTGATTTACGATGACCCGCGTGCAAGGTCTATGGCCACCCACTGTTGAGGGGGAGCCGATGCCAGTGGCAGTGGATAGGCTGATTCTGCAATACAGCCTGGGTACGCCACTGCGTGTTTACAAGCTGACGCTGCTTGAGCTGTCAGGAGTCGTGGAGGCTTTGTGGCTGGGAGCCATGCTTCTACTTGTATGCTTCTTCTTTTGCCTGGTCGAGACAGCCACGGGCGTGCCCTTCCTCACAGCCCTGGTGAGCTGTCTGGCGCTCTGCCGCCAACCAGAGATCGTCATCATTTGCTGCCTTGGCTGGCTTTGGGTGATGGTTCCTCGCTGGGCCTGCCTTGGCTGGCGGGTCTATGTCTGCCTTGACGGTTTTGTTTGCCAGCAGGGCCAGCGGTTGATGGCTTTGCGCTGGGACCAGATCGAGGCGCTGTGGTACAGGGAGGAGATAAAAGGCATTGTGACCGGGAGTAGTGGAGAGATGGAGTTTGTCCGTAAGGAGTCTTATCGCTTGCAGAGTGTCGACGGGAGATGGTTGAACCTGAAAGGGCCTCTACTGAAGAAGCCTGAGTTGATCTCTCTGCTCAACAGGCAGATCTGTGCTCATCGCTTGCCGGGGGCCATTGCGGCCTTACAGGCCGGAGAGACGTTGGTTTTCGGGGAGATGAGAGTGAATCAGGCGGGGTTGAGTAAGGGGCGAAAGTTTGTCCCCTGGCAGGAGATTAAGGATGTTACGGTCGATGGGTGCAGGCTTGGCATACAACGTCTGCCTAAGCAGGGCCTGCGCCAGAAAGACGTGTATTGGAAAGTGTCGGCGATGGTCAATCCAGGTTTGTTTTTGGCGCTGAAAGATTCTGTGCTGACTGCCAGGTTGGCAGAGGGTGATTCCAAAGCAGCGCCGAGCTTCTCTATCGGGCCGACGTCGGAGGGTGTTGAGCCATTCCTGTCTCGGCAGGTTTGCCTTGCTTCCGACAGGCTCCCCCCTCGATAGGTGCACGAAGTAAGCTGCGGAGCGATGCCGCTTAGAATGAGGAAGTGGAGGCTCTTCCCTTAGCACTTCCAGCGAGGGCGAACAGCAGCGGCCTCGCTCAGCCTGCCGTCACCAAGGAGACCAGAGGGCCTGCCTGGAAGCTGAGATCAAGCATCAGCCTCTTTCTTCCCCTCCCTTCGGCCTGGCATCCCAGGCAGGCCCCATCTTCATTGCAGAGCTGCTTGCCTCACCCGGCCTGGTCTAGAGAGTGCGCCCGCGCCCGCGCCCCGGCTGGTTGAGCAACAACCGCAGGCGCGCCACTTCCGGCGCACTGCCAAACGGCGAAGCCGCCAGCTGCCCCACGAGCCGGCGCGCCCGGTCCAGATTCACCTGACTACGGATCGCGTGCGCCACAGGTACCGCCTCCAGGCCCAGCGCCGCCGCCTGCTCATACTCGCCCAGCCGCGCATAGGCCTCCGCCGCCAACAGCTCTGCATAGACATTGGCGCGCGTCATACCGCTCAACTGGCGCGTTGGCAGACTATCCAACGCCTCCCGAGGCCAGTTGAGTGCCAACAGCACCGCGGCC from the Thermogemmatispora onikobensis genome contains:
- a CDS encoding DUF6585 family protein, with protein sequence MPVAVDRLILQYSLGTPLRVYKLTLLELSGVVEALWLGAMLLLVCFFFCLVETATGVPFLTALVSCLALCRQPEIVIICCLGWLWVMVPRWACLGWRVYVCLDGFVCQQGQRLMALRWDQIEALWYREEIKGIVTGSSGEMEFVRKESYRLQSVDGRWLNLKGPLLKKPELISLLNRQICAHRLPGAIAALQAGETLVFGEMRVNQAGLSKGRKFVPWQEIKDVTVDGCRLGIQRLPKQGLRQKDVYWKVSAMVNPGLFLALKDSVLTARLAEGDSKAAPSFSIGPTSEGVEPFLSRQVCLASDRLPPR